In Lineus longissimus chromosome 9, tnLinLong1.2, whole genome shotgun sequence, one genomic interval encodes:
- the LOC135493117 gene encoding protein phosphatase methylesterase 1-like, whose translation MSSLEKRLHLNKLPPMPPSGIGGGLSKRPMMRKKDYSPVTWDKYFDNKEDVKVSEREIFRLYSCGDAGPVLFFLHGGGFSALSWALLSSVLSGLIRCRCAAVDLRGHGDTRTADDKDLSIGTLSSDVGNIIKAKYGEDPPPIMLIGHSMGGAIAIHTAEKQLIPSLIGLSVIDVVEGTALDALNSMQSFLRSRPSLFNSLEHAIEWSVRSGQIRNLESARVSMGGQVTRVNPGEDVSSLNMETTVHSTPTNNTISEEEEEEGESSKSNSGNTENKNTGATASNEKFTWRINLSKTEKYWEGWFSKLSSLFLSCEVPKMLLLAGVDRLDKELTIGQMQGKFQMQVLPQCGHAVHEDVPEKVADVIAAFITRHKFAEATDKFHKTFPAC comes from the exons ATGTCTTCACTTGAAAAGCGGCTACACCTCAATAAACTTCCTCCTATGCCCCCATCTGGCATTGG TGGAGGATTATCCAAGAGGCCGATGATGAGGAAAAAGGACTACTCGCCCGTTACATGGgataaatattttgataataaagaAGATGTTAAAGTGTCTGAACGAGAAATAT TTCGTTTGTACTCATGTGGAGATGCTGGGCCTGTCTTATTTTTCCTCCATGGTGGAGGATTTTCTGCCTTGTCCTGGGCCCTACTCTCA TCGGTTCTGAGTGGCCTAATCAGATGTCGATGTGCTGCTGTGGATCTCCGTGGACATG GTGACACCAGAACGGCAGACGACAAGGACCTCTCCATTGGCACTTTATCAAG TGATGTTGGTAACATCATCAAAGCCAAGTATGGTGAAGACCCTCCTCCAATTATGCTAATAGGACACAG CATGGGAGGAGCGATTGCTATACACACAGCAGAGAAACAGTTGATTCCGTCTCTGATTGGACTGTCTGTCATAGATGTGGTGGAGG GTACAGCCCTCGATGCACTAAACAGTATGCAGAGCTTTCTTCGGAGTCGACCGTCGTTATTCAATTCATTGGAACATGCCATCGAGTGGAG TGTGCGGAGTGGCCAAATAAGAAATCTTGAATCGGCTAGGGTGTCCATGGGTGGTCAAGTCACGAG GGTCAATCCAGGCGAAGATGTCTCATCTCTAAACATGGAAACAACGGTTCATTCAACACCCACCAATAATACAATAtcagaagaggaggaagaagaaggagaatcgTCAAAATCAAATTCAGGGAACACAGAAAATAAAAATACTGGAGCAACA GCATCAAATGAAAAATTTACGTGGCGGATAAATCTATCAAAGACGGAAAAATATTGGGAAGGGTGGTTTAGTAAACTGTCGTCATTATTTCTATCGTGTGAAGTGCCAAAAATGCTACTTCTTGCCGGGGTGGACAGATTAGACAAGGAACTCACAATAGGACAGATGCAAG GTAAATTCCAGATGCAAGTGTTACCCCAGTGTGGTCATGCTGTGCATGAGGACGTGCCAGAAAAGGTGGCAGACGTCATCGCAGCATTCATCACGCGTCACAAGTTTGCGGAAGCCACAGACAAGTTCCACAA GACATTCCCTGCCTGTTGA
- the LOC135493118 gene encoding NADP-dependent oxidoreductase domain-containing protein 1-like, with the protein MSGRELANVRADDQSGGNVGSVPGDATDITACLPTLQFESTIPDDHRAYLGLRARSHAVAATIAAQAAYFANVLTEARQARVNLQYQAKGRAHRLLLDSMPREPLYIGIIGGGRMGCHIANALLTYGGIRPDEIIISTRRPETLMELQDKGVRCVGDNAEVAACVHLLFLCILPSQLPTVAEEIKSSLSIQSLVYSILAAVPIPRLKQLLGFQFVLRPDYQWDSENMDKPWDFSLDMSGTFARLDMVEHTCPLSFHKTDAVITTDERLASVYIYAMVNILTHLGLTRSQTLGVIHGVVFGLNYDEVGDNLKIREEDLTKQPNPENKSFPIFDLSRVCETETPLSKCLSNKEELRQAFVKKYLSIFEEYQFRMKFHLTQ; encoded by the coding sequence atgagcGGCAGAGAACTTGCTAATGTTCGGGCTGATGACCAGAGTGGTGGAAATGTTGGGTCTGTACCTGGAGATGCCACAGACATTACTGCTTGTCTTCCAACTTTGCAGTTTGAGAGTACGATTCCAGACGACCACAGGGCCTATCTCGGCTTGAGGGCCAGGTCCCATGCAGTGGCAGCCACTATCGCTGCACAGGCAGCTTATTTTGCTAATGTGTTGACAGAGGCCAGACAAGCTAGGGTGAACCTGCAATACCAAGCCAAAGGTCGAGCGCATCGCTTACTTCTTGATTCAATGCCAAGGGAGCCTCTCTACATTGGTATCATCGGTGGAGGACGAATGGGCTGTCATATTGCCAATGCTCTTCTCACATATGGTGGAATAAGACCAGATGAAATCATCATCTCAACCAGAAGGCCGGAAACCTTGATGGAACTGCAGGATAAGGGCGTCCGGTGTGTTGGTGACAATGCTGAAGTGGCAGCCTGTGTCCATCTGTTGTTCCTGTGCATTCTACCATCCCAGCTGCCAACAGTTGCAGAAGAGATTAAATCATCCCTGTCAATCCAGTCTCTAGTTTACAGTATCTTGGCTGCTGTGCCTATTCCAAGGTTAAAACAATTACTAGGATTTCAGTTTGTTTTGCGACCGGATTATCAATGGGATTCAGAAAATATGGACAAACCCTGGGACTTTAGTCTTGACATGAGTGGAACATTTGCGCGACTTGACATGGTTGAGCACACTTGCCCCTTAAGTTTCCACAAAACAGATGCTGTGATCACGACAGATGAGAGATTAGCCTCTGTGTACATTTATGCCATGGTGAACATCCTTACCCACCTTGGACTAACCCGAAGTCAGACATTAGGTGTGATACATGGAGTAGTATTTGGACTGAATTATGATGAGGTTGGAGACAATTTGAAAATAAGGGAAGAAGACCTCACAAAACAGCCAAATCCTGAAAATAAATCATTCCCAATATTCGACCTCAGCAGAGTTTGTGAGACAGAAACTCCTCTCTCTAAATGCTTGAGCAACAAGGAGGAACTTCGCCAAgcatttgtgaaaaaatatcTTAGCATTTTTGAAGAATACCAGTTCAGAATGAAATTCCATCTTACCCAGTGA